The Mycolicibacterium fluoranthenivorans genomic interval TGTCCGGGCTGTCACCTAAATGAGCGCCAGCGTGTCGAGCTCGCGGATCGCTGCGCAGGACCGCGTGGCCATGGCGAGCATCATCTCGTCGCCGCGGTCGGTGGAGCTGGCGAACGCGGTGCCGAAGGCGATGATCAGCGGAGCCTGCAACATACCCAGACGATAGTCGCGCCAACAGGTTTCGCGACTGTAGCCGGTGACGCCCAGGGCCAGGAGCTGCCCGTGGTAGGCGTCGACCAGCTGGTCCTCCGCCTGCGCGCGGATATCCGGATCCAGGCTGGTCGCGGTGAAGTAGGACAGGTCTCGAGCAGGAAGCCCGGACCCCAGCGTCTGCCAGTCCACGATGGTGATCTCGGTGTGGCCTGGATCGAAGAGCATGTTGTCCAGCCGGTAGTCGCCGTGCAGCAGCGCGAACCGGTCGGGTTCGGCCAGCAGCCACGGCGTCACCACCGACAGCGCGGCCTCCATCGTGTCGCGGTCGGCCGCGGTCATCCGGGCGCCGAGCTTTTCCAAGGTGATTGCGCTGGCCATCTTGGCCACCTCACCCATCCCGAAGGCCATGTCCTCATCGGGTCGGGGCATGGCGATACCGGGGAAGTCCGTCCACTTCGGATCACACCAGCTCGGCGCGT includes:
- a CDS encoding phosphotransferase family protein gives rise to the protein MIPRNPDDVTADWLSGVLGTEVRTLELNPIGTGQTGATYRLSVGYTDEVGLPASFAIKLPSQDDGVRDRVAIGYRSEHAFYRDVADLVSIPVPHSYYCEIEDEGAEFALLLADLAPAEQGDQIAGCSSGDALLAVRALAGLHAPSWCDPKWTDFPGIAMPRPDEDMAFGMGEVAKMASAITLEKLGARMTAADRDTMEAALSVVTPWLLAEPDRFALLHGDYRLDNMLFDPGHTEITIVDWQTLGSGLPARDLSYFTATSLDPDIRAQAEDQLVDAYHGQLLALGVTGYSRETCWRDYRLGMLQAPLIIAFGTAFASSTDRGDEMMLAMATRSCAAIRELDTLALI